The Bos taurus isolate L1 Dominette 01449 registration number 42190680 breed Hereford chromosome 18, ARS-UCD2.0, whole genome shotgun sequence genome has a window encoding:
- the LOC101904151 gene encoding cationic amino acid transporter 3: protein MELIVKERSLDSVLEADTSRILKSLWFRPSTIPTWKSGQIVYGCAFLLVLLLTILSLILDQWPSQVFSGDPVLTTVAVLLLLLLITGVTVIIWRQPQDPTTLHFRVHALPFHPLVSIFVKVYLMVHMTTWTGVLFGIWMGIGFTIYFGYGIRHNLEENTEQHTSLQLLITGQKHPWC, encoded by the exons atgGAGCTTATAGTCAAAGAAAGGTCTTTGGACTCTGTACTTGAAGCCGACACCTCAAGGATTCTAAAGAGTCTGTGGTTCCGTCCCAGCACCATCCCCACCTGGAAATCTGGCCAGATTGTCTATGGATGTGCCTTCCTGCTTG TACTCCTGCTGACCATCCTGAGCCTGATCCTGGACCAGTGGCCCAGCCAGGTGTTCTCTGGAGACCCCGTGCTCACAACagtggctgtgctgctgctgctgctgctcatcaCTGGGGTCACGGTCATCATCTGGAGGCAGCCCCAGGACCCCACTACTCTTCACTTCAGG GTCCATGCTTTGCCTTTCCACCCACTGGTAAGCATCTTTGTGAAAGTTTACCTGATGGTGCACATGACCACTTGGACCGGCGTCCTATTTGGCATCTGGATGGGGATTG GATTTACCATATACTTTGGATATGGGATCCGACACAACTTGGAGGAGAACACTGAGCAACACACCAGCCTCCAACTCCTAATTACTGGACAAAAACATCCCTGGTGCTGA